Proteins encoded in a region of the Paenibacillus sp. W2I17 genome:
- a CDS encoding carbohydrate ABC transporter permease: MNANKIYPWYFSSGAIVLYLLFIVAPALLGIYYSFTDWNSYSSEKNFIGLEHFRTILAGDPTYLLFIKNTVLFTLVTSIAKTVLGLFLALLLVSGVKAANLHRMIIFSPQVLSFLIVGLVFKSLLDPNNGFVNVTLRSLGLDVLAQNWLGSLTWAMPSIMAVDTWKGMGYIMVLFIAGLLAIPRDYYEAASIDGAGFGQKLFRITIPMLMPTITIATVLNITYGLRVFDAVYVLTNGGPGNATDVINTAVYSSFAKGYWGLGSALSTILFVIMAIISFFIIRLMNRKVEY, translated from the coding sequence ATGAATGCAAACAAAATCTATCCCTGGTATTTCTCATCTGGAGCGATTGTATTATATCTGCTGTTCATCGTTGCTCCCGCCCTGCTGGGCATCTATTATTCCTTCACCGACTGGAACAGCTATAGTTCGGAGAAGAACTTTATCGGTCTGGAGCATTTCCGTACCATTCTGGCGGGTGATCCGACCTATCTGCTTTTTATCAAAAACACAGTCCTGTTCACCCTCGTTACCTCCATCGCCAAGACCGTTCTGGGCTTGTTCCTCGCTCTGCTGTTGGTCAGCGGTGTAAAGGCCGCGAATCTGCACCGGATGATCATCTTCTCCCCACAGGTGCTGTCGTTCCTGATTGTTGGGCTTGTGTTCAAAAGTCTGCTCGACCCAAACAACGGGTTCGTTAACGTAACCCTGCGTTCATTAGGGCTGGATGTTCTCGCCCAGAACTGGCTGGGCTCCCTAACCTGGGCCATGCCATCCATCATGGCAGTGGACACGTGGAAAGGCATGGGGTACATCATGGTGCTGTTCATCGCCGGACTGCTCGCCATCCCCCGGGATTATTACGAGGCAGCGTCCATTGACGGCGCCGGGTTTGGGCAGAAGCTGTTCCGGATCACGATTCCGATGCTGATGCCTACGATTACCATTGCCACGGTGCTCAATATTACGTATGGATTACGGGTATTCGATGCCGTATACGTGCTGACCAATGGTGGACCTGGTAACGCGACGGATGTGATTAACACGGCGGTCTATTCCTCTTTTGCCAAAGGATATTGGGGACTGGGGAGTGCGCTATCTACCATTCTGTTTGTCATCATGGCGATCATCTCCTTTTTCATCATTCGTTTGATGAACCGAAAGGTGGAATACTGA
- a CDS encoding ABC transporter substrate-binding protein, producing MMRKRFLFSLASVLLLSTLLLAGCNSGKSMEGSGKVTLTFGTSQSGIPRTGIMQTMAKEYEQETGVKIDFQVVPDAQWRDLIKVKLASGEAPDIFNVDVDPLSMPANVRPEENAIDLTNEEFTGRMSEEILPTVSHNDKVYGVSFAPTKIWYVYYNKRIFQELGIEPPTSYAEFKAISQKIKDKDIIPFYQAPASGWYQVLPLFETGPNYEQTTAGTYEKLNNNEMKVADMTQLKTVIEQLKEFADLGYFGKDFLSNTVEAGIEAFGQEKAAMLLRVPGTEKEVSEAYPEMQDNMGFFVMPWGDNQTIGVNPGGSAAMFGNKNSKHPEEVLKFFRWITEHDHLQRVFDEGEGNLTICWPEIEPKLTQDYIDYEKNHEKGTVMQAAVKYIDPQWMDIGKDLSGMFAGAMTPDQILQNIDKRRAEQAKVLKDEKWQ from the coding sequence ATGATGAGAAAACGATTTCTATTTTCACTTGCAAGTGTGCTCCTGCTCTCCACTCTGCTGCTTGCCGGGTGCAACTCAGGTAAAAGTATGGAAGGTTCGGGTAAGGTTACACTCACGTTTGGAACAAGCCAATCGGGTATTCCGCGTACAGGCATCATGCAGACAATGGCCAAGGAATATGAGCAGGAGACGGGTGTCAAAATTGACTTCCAGGTCGTCCCTGACGCACAGTGGCGTGACCTGATCAAGGTGAAGCTGGCCTCTGGCGAAGCACCTGACATTTTCAATGTCGATGTGGACCCACTGAGCATGCCGGCTAACGTAAGACCGGAGGAAAATGCCATTGACCTGACCAATGAGGAATTCACAGGTCGGATGTCTGAAGAGATTTTGCCAACCGTCAGTCACAATGACAAGGTGTACGGGGTTTCTTTTGCGCCAACGAAAATCTGGTATGTGTACTATAACAAACGTATCTTCCAAGAGCTCGGCATAGAGCCTCCTACATCCTATGCCGAATTCAAGGCAATCAGCCAGAAAATTAAGGATAAAGACATTATTCCGTTCTATCAAGCACCTGCCAGCGGGTGGTATCAGGTTCTGCCTTTGTTCGAAACGGGACCTAACTATGAGCAAACAACAGCAGGAACCTACGAGAAATTAAACAACAATGAGATGAAAGTAGCTGATATGACGCAACTCAAGACGGTCATTGAACAATTGAAGGAATTTGCGGATCTCGGTTATTTCGGCAAAGACTTCTTGTCCAATACCGTTGAAGCGGGAATTGAAGCGTTTGGTCAGGAGAAAGCGGCTATGCTGCTACGGGTGCCAGGTACGGAAAAGGAAGTTTCCGAAGCGTATCCGGAAATGCAAGACAATATGGGATTCTTCGTCATGCCGTGGGGAGATAATCAGACGATTGGTGTGAATCCTGGCGGTTCAGCTGCGATGTTTGGTAACAAAAACAGTAAACATCCTGAAGAAGTGCTGAAATTCTTCCGCTGGATTACCGAGCATGATCATCTGCAACGTGTGTTCGATGAAGGTGAAGGCAATCTGACGATCTGCTGGCCGGAAATCGAACCAAAGCTGACACAGGACTATATTGATTATGAGAAAAATCATGAAAAAGGTACGGTCATGCAGGCCGCTGTGAAATATATTGATCCACAATGGATGGATATTGGCAAAGACTTGTCAGGCATGTTCGCCGGTGCAATGACACCGGATCAGATTCTGCAAAATATTGATAAACGTCGTGCTGAACAAGCCAAAGTGCTGAAAGATGAGAAGTGGCAGTAA
- a CDS encoding sensor histidine kinase has product MWGLRYRFGTLQQSLFAYYSAVFIIFSLIVAGLLYVFLASDIRHRSEEQQRQLGVSIVSNLDQEVVKMNNFSMNIVYSNLVKEHFSHYLAPAEDSEQTMTSDPALYKDTTTLIDVILAIISSSNTAKQANIYDVNGKMLGAGAFNGQLSVDLTQRPWYKETWERSGWRVIQLLEGGALPMPTGEGKSDQPYISLTRVYKDGNYVSQGVVEILQDAGTLFQHLNELQTNNDDLRIYVVDEQNTRLYPLSSDADVSQAGHFDDVDLIQSLSFPPDTMQEITDPLSQSKQMMTYMTSQETGWTVIVMQSKQSLFASLNRMAVMFIGATLATLVLILVLSYLISKRVTLPLHRLQRIIQKTGENDLVSGQESGQLFKLEHPGSIREMDELNDTFIRLNQQLVQSFQDRLAMKSQETEARLLALQSQMNPHFLYNNITNISIMAEEGMNEQIVAFCANIASMLRYISTPGKNGVPLSQELDYCERYLECMKIRFEDDLHYEFHIPEEMKYIQVPMLMIQPLLENAMKYGLDDTPPWRLNITGEMDAVQETWMIHVEDNGPGMEPEALAKIMHYIEQSQEWERMPDLEINGMGLKNIWVRLKLWYGTAAHMQITNKPSGGVQITIGGSIRKEHD; this is encoded by the coding sequence GTGTGGGGATTGCGGTATCGATTTGGAACGCTTCAGCAAAGTCTGTTTGCCTATTACTCTGCGGTATTCATTATTTTTTCGCTCATCGTGGCAGGACTCCTGTATGTTTTTCTTGCCAGTGACATCCGTCATCGAAGTGAAGAGCAGCAGAGACAACTGGGGGTATCGATCGTCAGTAACTTGGATCAGGAAGTGGTGAAAATGAACAACTTCTCCATGAATATTGTGTATTCCAATCTGGTCAAAGAACACTTCAGTCACTACTTGGCACCAGCGGAGGATAGCGAGCAGACAATGACGAGTGACCCGGCATTGTATAAGGATACAACCACACTAATTGATGTCATTCTCGCGATCATCAGCAGCTCCAATACAGCCAAGCAGGCCAATATCTATGACGTGAATGGCAAGATGTTGGGAGCGGGTGCATTCAACGGTCAACTGTCGGTAGACCTGACTCAGCGACCGTGGTACAAGGAAACCTGGGAGCGGAGTGGCTGGCGAGTGATCCAATTGTTAGAGGGCGGAGCCTTGCCCATGCCGACCGGCGAGGGAAAATCAGATCAACCTTACATTTCGCTTACCCGTGTATACAAAGATGGCAATTATGTCAGCCAGGGTGTCGTTGAGATTTTGCAGGATGCCGGAACCCTGTTTCAGCATTTGAATGAATTGCAGACAAATAACGACGATCTTCGGATCTATGTAGTGGATGAACAAAATACCCGGTTGTATCCACTTTCTTCGGATGCCGATGTTTCTCAAGCAGGCCATTTCGATGATGTGGACTTGATTCAAAGTCTTTCATTTCCGCCTGATACGATGCAGGAGATTACCGATCCTTTGAGTCAGTCCAAACAAATGATGACGTACATGACGTCACAGGAGACGGGATGGACCGTTATTGTCATGCAGTCCAAACAGTCCCTTTTCGCGAGTCTCAACCGGATGGCTGTGATGTTTATCGGTGCCACGTTAGCTACTCTCGTGCTGATTCTGGTTCTCTCGTATCTGATCTCCAAACGGGTTACTTTGCCGCTACATCGTTTGCAGCGCATTATTCAGAAAACGGGTGAGAATGATCTGGTATCGGGACAGGAATCCGGTCAGTTGTTCAAGCTGGAGCATCCCGGTTCTATCCGGGAGATGGATGAGCTGAATGATACGTTTATCCGGTTGAATCAACAGCTTGTGCAATCGTTTCAGGATAGGCTGGCGATGAAATCTCAGGAGACAGAAGCGAGATTACTGGCGCTGCAATCCCAGATGAATCCGCATTTTCTCTATAACAACATCACAAATATTAGCATTATGGCGGAAGAAGGTATGAATGAGCAGATTGTCGCGTTCTGCGCCAATATTGCGTCTATGCTGCGTTATATTTCTACTCCGGGAAAGAATGGGGTTCCCCTGTCTCAAGAATTGGATTATTGTGAGCGATATCTGGAGTGTATGAAGATTAGGTTTGAGGATGATCTGCACTACGAGTTTCATATTCCGGAAGAGATGAAGTATATCCAGGTTCCGATGCTGATGATACAACCACTACTCGAAAATGCCATGAAATATGGACTGGATGATACCCCTCCATGGAGACTGAACATTACTGGAGAGATGGATGCGGTACAGGAGACTTGGATGATCCACGTGGAAGACAACGGGCCTGGCATGGAACCCGAGGCACTTGCCAAGATCATGCATTACATCGAACAGTCACAGGAGTGGGAGCGAATGCCTGACCTCGAAATTAACGGCATGGGACTCAAGAATATATGGGTCCGATTGAAATTATGGTATGGCACAGCAGCCCACATGCAGATTACGAACAAGCCTTCCGGCGGTGTCCAGATTACTATAGGAGGTTCCATTCGAAAGGAGCATGACTGA
- a CDS encoding response regulator — protein MTIKYRTIIVEDEALIRRNVSRKFRELDTRFEVIGEARNGQEALQLIEHSVPDLVVTDIQMPVMNGLELAKHLYFAYPHVKIVILSGYHEFEYARQAISYKVEDYLLKPLSEDQLRTLLDAMELKLGSAVDSLAHVSAVLDEQVKPEDIAEAVKLYLKQNYMHEITLQDMAGQMHFSVDYLGKCFKKVTGETPLKYMTGLRINEAKRMLITHENMDIKTIGGAVGYSDSHYFSRIFKNKTGIYPSEYRLQLQERKKALSMDDENHVDLS, from the coding sequence ATGACAATCAAATATAGAACGATTATTGTGGAAGATGAAGCCTTGATTCGCCGGAATGTCTCGCGCAAATTCAGAGAGCTGGATACCCGGTTCGAGGTGATTGGTGAAGCGAGGAACGGTCAGGAAGCGTTACAGCTCATTGAACATTCCGTACCTGATCTGGTTGTAACTGATATACAGATGCCGGTAATGAATGGATTGGAACTCGCCAAACATCTGTATTTTGCCTATCCGCATGTGAAAATTGTCATTCTGAGTGGTTATCATGAATTCGAATATGCACGGCAGGCGATCAGTTATAAGGTGGAGGACTATCTGCTCAAACCATTATCGGAAGATCAGCTTCGGACACTGCTGGATGCGATGGAATTGAAGCTTGGGAGCGCTGTGGATTCGCTTGCCCATGTCAGTGCCGTGCTGGATGAGCAGGTGAAGCCGGAGGATATCGCAGAGGCTGTTAAGTTGTATTTGAAGCAGAATTACATGCATGAGATTACACTCCAAGACATGGCGGGACAGATGCATTTTAGTGTGGACTATCTGGGAAAGTGCTTCAAGAAGGTGACGGGGGAGACTCCACTGAAATATATGACAGGTCTGCGGATTAATGAAGCGAAGCGTATGCTCATCACTCACGAGAATATGGATATCAAGACCATTGGTGGAGCGGTAGGGTATAGTGATTCCCACTATTTCAGCCGGATCTTCAAAAACAAAACGGGCATATACCCTAGCGAGTACCGACTGCAATTGCAGGAACGAAAAAAAGCCCTGTCCATGGATGATGAGAACCATGTTGACTTGAGCTAA
- a CDS encoding YfbR-like 5'-deoxynucleotidase — protein sequence MGIHTYFRSLNDLERIIRTPGKFKFEEHCVSAHSWKVVQYAKTLADIEEQQGVSIDWKKLYEITSSHDYGEIFIGDIKTPVKHYSLELRSMLQKVEEGMVEHFINENIPEEFQPIFRRQLREGKDQSVEGLILEVADKMDQVYEAFAELQRGNTEKEFIVMYRYALVKIKNIDLHCVQYFLEQILPDMIEEGIRSPFDIRKITEEALAQ from the coding sequence ATGGGAATTCATACGTACTTCAGATCACTGAATGATCTTGAACGCATTATTCGGACCCCTGGCAAATTCAAGTTCGAAGAACATTGTGTATCCGCCCATTCCTGGAAAGTGGTTCAGTACGCCAAAACGTTGGCCGATATTGAAGAACAGCAAGGCGTAAGCATTGATTGGAAAAAGTTATACGAGATTACCAGCAGTCATGACTATGGCGAAATCTTCATCGGTGATATCAAGACCCCGGTCAAACATTATTCACTGGAGCTGCGTTCGATGCTGCAAAAGGTGGAAGAAGGCATGGTTGAACATTTTATTAATGAAAATATTCCTGAAGAGTTCCAGCCTATTTTCCGCAGACAGCTGCGTGAGGGCAAAGACCAATCGGTTGAAGGACTGATTCTCGAAGTCGCAGACAAGATGGATCAAGTATATGAAGCCTTTGCTGAGCTCCAACGTGGCAATACGGAGAAAGAATTTATCGTTATGTACCGTTATGCCTTGGTCAAAATCAAAAATATCGACCTCCACTGTGTACAGTATTTCCTGGAACAGATTCTCCCCGACATGATCGAAGAAGGTATCCGCTCCCCGTTTGATATTCGCAAAATAACCGAAGAAGCTCTGGCCCAGTGA
- a CDS encoding formate/nitrite transporter family protein produces the protein MYTPSVEGIIEAAVKKRDQMNASLPRYMVAALMAGAYVGLGIVLIFSIGAPLLAAQSPLQTMLMGMSFGLALTLVIFAGSELFTGNNMFFTMSTLAGRTTVNDTLKNWGLVFVGNLLGAILLSLLIVGSGLFKMATPEHLLFVVSAKKMAAPVSELFFRGILCNWLVCLAIWMAARSKEDIAKLVLIWWCLYAFIASGYEHSVANMTLLSLSWLLPNHPDTITMAGWFHNMIPVTLGNIIGGALFVGMAYWYTSPVRKKA, from the coding sequence ATGTATACACCAAGTGTTGAGGGAATTATTGAAGCTGCGGTTAAAAAACGGGACCAAATGAACGCAAGCCTGCCACGTTATATGGTTGCTGCCTTGATGGCTGGTGCCTATGTAGGGCTTGGCATCGTTCTGATCTTCAGTATTGGTGCTCCGCTCCTTGCAGCTCAGTCACCACTGCAAACCATGTTGATGGGCATGTCCTTCGGACTCGCGCTCACGCTGGTCATCTTTGCCGGATCGGAACTTTTTACAGGTAACAATATGTTCTTTACCATGAGTACACTGGCAGGCCGAACCACAGTGAACGATACGCTGAAGAACTGGGGGCTCGTCTTTGTTGGTAACCTGCTCGGCGCAATTCTATTAAGTCTACTCATTGTCGGTAGCGGCCTGTTCAAAATGGCTACGCCGGAACATCTGTTATTCGTTGTCTCTGCCAAAAAGATGGCGGCGCCCGTGTCTGAGTTGTTCTTCCGAGGCATTCTCTGTAACTGGCTCGTCTGTCTGGCGATCTGGATGGCAGCTCGCTCCAAAGAAGATATCGCCAAACTTGTCCTTATCTGGTGGTGTCTGTACGCATTTATCGCAAGTGGTTATGAGCACAGTGTTGCCAATATGACTTTGCTGTCTTTATCCTGGCTGCTGCCAAACCACCCGGATACAATCACAATGGCAGGCTGGTTCCATAACATGATTCCGGTAACGCTTGGTAATATTATCGGCGGTGCCCTCTTTGTTGGAATGGCGTACTGGTATACTTCTCCGGTACGAAAAAAGGCATAA
- the nirD gene encoding nitrite reductase small subunit NirD, translated as MTTKQSGTYFPAGVVEEFLPRIGRVVEIKDHQLAVFRASDGTIFAADNHNPHPKGGPLAEGIVSGHYLYDPLYDWKIDLTTGIVQAPDNGQVQMYPVKVENGQVWIAI; from the coding sequence ATGACGACAAAACAATCAGGCACCTACTTCCCTGCAGGAGTAGTTGAAGAATTTCTGCCACGAATCGGAAGAGTAGTTGAGATTAAGGACCATCAGCTGGCTGTCTTTCGTGCATCGGATGGTACCATCTTCGCTGCGGATAATCACAACCCCCACCCTAAGGGTGGGCCGCTGGCTGAAGGTATCGTGTCCGGACATTATCTGTACGATCCACTGTATGATTGGAAAATCGACCTGACTACCGGTATTGTGCAAGCACCGGACAACGGTCAAGTACAGATGTATCCGGTGAAAGTAGAGAATGGTCAAGTCTGGATTGCAATATAG
- the nirB gene encoding nitrite reductase large subunit NirB, protein MNGKKENLIIIGNGMAGISTVEQILKLTSRFDITVFGTEPYPNYNRIMLSYVLEGSKTLDDIVLNDLHWYQDYGITLHTGTTVTRIDSDTHEVVTEDGTRFPYDKIIIATGSNSFILPVPGHDKEGVVGFRDIADCNVMLEAAKQYKRAAVIGGGLLGLEAAKGLVQLGMEVTVVHLMQDLMERQLDPQASAMLKAELERQGIRFKLGAQTSELLGGERVEGIRFADDTVLNVDFVVMAVGIKPNTAVARESGMEVNRGIVVDDYMQTSLENVYSVGECTEHRGVCYGLVAPLFEQGMILAKHICGVETAPYEGSVVSTKLKISGVDVFSTGEFIDSPEHTVISHKDDWKRTYKKILLRDNKMVGAVLFGDITDSAELQKLIKQQTEMTEELYGSLMGTGCGGHKKATSVGTMPEDEIVCGCNGVTKGTIVDVITNQGLTTVDEIKACTGATRSCGGCKPVVEQILQYVLGDSFSSGAKQGICGCTSMGRDEIVAEIRAKGLQTTKEVMNVLGWSQPEGCSKCRPAINYYLGMIAPDTHEDEKESRFVNERMNANIQKDGTYTVVPRMYGGVTTPADLKRIADVSVKYDVKAVKVTGGQRLDLIGVKKEDLTKVWAELDMPSGYAYAKSLRTVKTCVGSQFCRFGTQDSMAMGARIERKFERLDLPAKFKYAVNGCPRNCAEACTKDIGIVGNDGGWEIFIGGNGGIKARLADSLCKVKTDEELIELCGAIMQYYRETGNYLERTSEWVERMGLEHIRSVVVDNLEERKALMQRIEFALEHVEEPWQKAIRNEEGQSKMFHGIEVSARP, encoded by the coding sequence ATGAACGGAAAAAAAGAGAACCTCATTATCATTGGTAACGGTATGGCAGGAATCAGTACCGTTGAGCAAATTTTGAAATTAACATCGCGATTTGATATTACTGTTTTTGGCACAGAGCCCTATCCTAACTACAATCGCATTATGTTGTCTTATGTACTGGAAGGAAGCAAAACACTGGATGACATCGTACTGAATGATCTCCACTGGTATCAGGATTATGGTATTACCCTCCATACAGGAACAACCGTAACCCGAATTGATTCGGATACCCATGAGGTTGTGACAGAGGATGGAACTCGCTTCCCTTATGACAAAATCATCATTGCGACAGGCTCTAACTCCTTTATTCTCCCAGTACCTGGACATGACAAAGAAGGTGTTGTCGGTTTCCGTGATATCGCCGATTGTAATGTCATGCTGGAAGCTGCTAAGCAGTATAAACGAGCGGCCGTTATCGGAGGCGGACTGCTAGGCCTTGAAGCTGCCAAAGGGTTGGTACAACTTGGCATGGAAGTTACCGTAGTGCACTTGATGCAGGATCTGATGGAGCGTCAGCTTGATCCGCAAGCTTCAGCCATGTTGAAGGCGGAACTCGAACGTCAGGGTATCCGGTTCAAATTGGGTGCGCAGACTTCCGAACTGCTGGGCGGCGAACGGGTTGAAGGGATACGTTTTGCAGATGATACGGTTCTAAATGTTGATTTTGTGGTCATGGCTGTAGGCATTAAACCCAATACGGCTGTAGCCCGCGAAAGCGGTATGGAAGTCAACCGGGGTATTGTCGTGGATGACTATATGCAGACTTCACTTGAGAATGTGTACTCGGTCGGGGAATGTACAGAGCACCGCGGGGTATGTTACGGCCTCGTTGCCCCATTGTTCGAGCAAGGTATGATTCTCGCGAAACATATCTGCGGGGTTGAAACGGCTCCTTATGAAGGTTCTGTAGTATCTACGAAATTGAAAATTTCGGGTGTAGACGTCTTTTCAACCGGTGAATTTATCGACAGTCCAGAGCACACCGTCATTTCGCACAAAGATGACTGGAAACGGACTTACAAAAAAATTCTGCTTCGTGACAATAAAATGGTCGGTGCCGTGCTCTTCGGTGACATTACGGATTCTGCCGAATTGCAGAAGCTGATCAAACAACAGACTGAAATGACCGAAGAATTGTACGGTTCACTCATGGGTACAGGCTGCGGTGGTCATAAGAAAGCAACCTCTGTTGGAACGATGCCCGAGGACGAGATCGTCTGTGGATGTAACGGGGTAACCAAAGGAACCATTGTTGATGTCATTACAAACCAGGGCCTTACCACTGTAGATGAAATCAAAGCCTGTACCGGTGCAACCCGCTCTTGCGGTGGGTGTAAACCGGTTGTGGAACAGATTCTGCAATATGTACTTGGAGACAGTTTCAGCAGTGGAGCCAAACAGGGAATATGCGGATGTACTTCCATGGGACGGGATGAGATTGTAGCCGAGATTCGTGCAAAGGGATTACAAACGACCAAAGAGGTCATGAATGTACTGGGTTGGAGTCAACCTGAAGGTTGTTCCAAATGTCGTCCGGCGATCAACTACTACCTTGGCATGATTGCACCAGATACACACGAAGATGAGAAAGAATCCCGTTTTGTTAATGAACGTATGAACGCGAATATTCAAAAGGATGGAACGTATACGGTTGTACCTCGGATGTATGGCGGGGTGACTACACCAGCGGACCTCAAACGAATCGCTGACGTATCAGTCAAATATGATGTGAAAGCAGTCAAAGTTACCGGTGGTCAGCGTCTCGACTTGATTGGTGTCAAAAAAGAAGATTTGACCAAAGTCTGGGCTGAACTGGATATGCCTTCAGGTTATGCTTACGCCAAATCGCTGCGTACGGTCAAAACATGTGTCGGCTCCCAATTCTGCCGATTCGGTACACAGGATTCCATGGCCATGGGCGCTCGCATCGAACGTAAATTCGAACGTCTGGATCTGCCAGCCAAGTTTAAATATGCTGTCAACGGTTGTCCGCGGAACTGTGCAGAGGCATGTACCAAAGATATCGGTATCGTTGGTAACGACGGAGGTTGGGAAATCTTCATTGGTGGTAACGGTGGTATTAAAGCAAGACTGGCTGATTCCCTATGTAAAGTGAAAACGGATGAAGAGTTAATTGAACTGTGCGGAGCCATCATGCAATATTATCGCGAGACAGGTAACTATCTGGAACGGACGTCCGAGTGGGTGGAACGCATGGGTCTGGAGCATATTCGTTCGGTTGTCGTGGATAACCTTGAGGAACGTAAAGCGTTGATGCAGCGGATTGAATTTGCACTTGAGCATGTTGAAGAACCTTGGCAAAAAGCGATTCGCAATGAAGAAGGCCAAAGCAAAATGTTCCATGGTATCGAAGTATCGGCTCGTCCATAA
- a CDS encoding metal-dependent hydrolase, with the protein MMGRSHLIIGTGVSLSVLQLAGMPVTAPAVTVALIGSLLPDIDEPNSLLVSRALPNSLIRLLQTILLPTAVFVYFYVHAKPWNLLLAILIALVSFLPSRSLRKVLMFAIGLGLVFYGHAFAPWNLIAGSLLMLCTTLTHRGLTHTLYGTAIWAGLLYSTTQQQGPEIWVAGGTAYAMHLLADSLTNRGIRPLPPLKWRIRVNLMSTGTKRGAVVENVCIVLTLILAWIAFSPLFL; encoded by the coding sequence ATGATGGGAAGATCCCACCTTATTATCGGGACAGGCGTGTCGCTTTCTGTTCTGCAGTTGGCCGGTATGCCGGTGACTGCGCCGGCAGTTACGGTTGCTCTGATTGGTTCGTTATTGCCTGACATTGATGAGCCAAATTCGCTGCTGGTATCCAGAGCCTTGCCTAACAGTCTGATCAGATTGTTACAGACGATTCTGTTGCCCACAGCTGTATTTGTGTACTTCTATGTTCATGCCAAACCATGGAACCTGTTGCTTGCTATCCTCATTGCGCTTGTGTCATTCCTGCCTTCGCGTTCGCTTCGCAAAGTGTTGATGTTTGCGATTGGACTCGGGCTGGTCTTCTATGGTCACGCGTTTGCACCGTGGAACTTGATTGCAGGCAGTTTGTTAATGCTCTGCACCACACTGACTCATAGGGGACTGACACATACCCTGTACGGAACCGCAATATGGGCGGGCTTGTTGTACAGCACGACCCAGCAGCAGGGACCGGAGATCTGGGTAGCCGGAGGAACTGCATATGCGATGCATCTGTTGGCCGATTCACTAACCAATCGGGGTATTCGTCCGTTACCACCGCTCAAGTGGCGCATACGGGTGAATCTGATGAGTACAGGGACCAAGCGTGGGGCCGTTGTAGAGAATGTCTGCATTGTGCTTACTCTTATTTTGGCCTGGATTGCATTCTCACCGCTATTTCTATAG